Within Planktothrix serta PCC 8927, the genomic segment GGGATCGCCAATAATAATCGGTGAATCCGCCAGACAATCCTTAGCGGGGTTAAACTTAATCGATAATTCTTTATCTTGACTTAGAGGAGTGAGTTCTTGGAGCACCTCTTGAATTAATTTACCGAAATCAAAAGAGGAAAAGGTTAAGGTTTTACGGCCCGCTTCATATCGATAAACCTCCAGTAAAGTATTCACCATTTGTAATAGGTTTTGGTTACTGTTAATCATCGATGTGATGGCTGCCTGCATCGTGGGAGGGATATCTCCTAATACTCCTTGCAAAAATAGATTTAACATCCGATCTGCCGCCACTAGAGGAGTTCGTAAATCATGGGTCAAACGAGACACAAAATCCTCCCTTTGGCGAGACATTGCCATCTGTTGATCAATGCTATGTTTAAGTCGAAGTAGCGATCGCACCCGTGCCAGGAGTTCATCAACTTCAACAGGCTTGCGAATAAAGTCATCCGCACCAGCATCTAATCCCTCGACCACACTGGAATGATCGTGCGCCGTAATTAGCAAAATTGGAATAAAGGGAAGATGGGGATTTGTCCGAATTCGTCGAGTGACTTCGTAACCATCAATCCCCGGCATCATCACATCCAATAAGACTAAATCAGGAGGGTCGGTTTCAATAGCAGCCAAAGCTGAACTTCCATCGGACTTACAGGCAACTTCGTATCCTTCTTCCGCCAAAATTGCTTCAATCAAAAATAGGTTATCAGGAGAATCATCAACAGCCAGAATCCGATCATTAGATTTTGAAGGGGGGGCAAGATCAAGGGGCATGATTTTGAGAAAAGTGTTTTTTAAGCCAAGTGAGTGAGAAGATGAGTCTTGTCGATCGCATTTCTTGTTGATTTTAACAAAAAATTTGCCAATAATAAAGGCAAAGAGATATCTAAGGAAAATTGATCATGAGTGAAATTCGTGTTGTCCTTGTAGAAGACCATGATTTGACACGGGTAGGGTTGCGAACTGCCCTACAACAGGAAACTAATATTAAGGTTGTTGGGGAGGCAGCTAATGGAAAGAGTGGTTTAGAAATTCTCAAACAAACTCAGCCGGATATTGCCATTATTGATATTGGTTTACCGGATATGGATGGGATTGAATTAACTCAAAAATTCAAACAATATATTGCTGGGGGTGGTGTCCGGGAAACAAAAGTTTTGATTCTGACCATGCACGATAATGATGATGCTGTGATTGGTGCTTTTGCAGCAGGTGCAGATTCTTATAGTGTCAAGGATGTTAGTATTGATAAACTCAAGGATGCGATCAATACAACCTATGAAGGAAATTCTTGGATTGATCCGGTAATTGCCCGGACTGTTTTGAAACAAGCGAAGAAAAAACAACCGGATATTCCGGCTCCTTCTGATCAGAAAACGGTAATGATCAATGCGGTAGAACCTGAATATCAAGAATTTCTGCAATCTTGTCCTTTAACCGAACGGGAATTAGAGGTTTTAGAGTTAATTGTTGCCGGACGAAGTAACGCTGAAATTGCTGAAAAACTTTATATTACTGTGGGAACTGTTAAAACTCATGTTCGCAGTATTTTGAATAAGCTCTGTGCCGATGATCGTACTCAAGCTGCGGTTCGAGCTTTGCGTTCAGGTTGGATTGAGTAGATTTTTCTGCGTTAGTTAGAGTTAGAATGAGGGGTTTTTAAAATAGTTTTAATTTTAAAACCAATTAAGATATTAAAAATCACCCTTTATTCTAACTTTATTTCAGTTTAATATAATTTATTGTGTTGTTAAACTTTTCTGAAATAATAAAATATATTTATGAATTCAATGGGCGAGTTAATTGCAAAAAAATTAGGATTTATTCGGTTTTCAAATTAATTTGATAAAATCTATAACATCAGGCATTAAAAATATTAATTTAATCTAATAAATTTATCTTTTATGCGTCTTATAAATAGGAAATTAATATGTTAAAAATCCCATTAAACCCTAAGTTAATGAGATCGGCAAAAATAATATTAGAAATGCCAAGTTTGATACAAATATTTTTATTTTTTACTCGATTAATTAATTTTGTTCAAAACATAAATTTACCATTTTCATCCTTAAATTTTTTATGATTTACCCAAGAGTATTTAAAGCATTGATTTTAATTAATGCCCAAATAATGCTATCAGTTTGTTTGAATTATATCCTCAAAAAATCTTTTTATAATTGGACATAAAACTCCAATCTTAACAATTTTTATCCGTTGAGGGTATAAAAGCACTATTTCCATCCTTTGTTCAGAATTTGAAAAAGCTTTCATTGCTTAAAGTTTCTGAAAATAGGACAAAAGTGAACTGAACAATCAGAGCTTAAATCTTGGGCTTTGATTGAATTGAGTGATCATCCACAATATAAACGATCCTGCCTCCTAGCTGCCTCTACCACAAGGTACATTTAATCGCAGGAAGTGAATAGTTGACAACGTTTAGGGGGGTTATGTTATAGTATCTAGTAAAATAGCTAGAGTCCGTGAAGACTTTCTACACAAGCTATCTCGCAAAATAGCATACGAAAACCAAGTTATTTGTGTAGAAGATTTGGCAGTTAAGAATATGGTTAAAAATCCCAACTTGGCAAAAGCTATTAGTGACCAAGGATGGGGGATGTTTCTAACCCTGCTTAAATACAAAGCTGAGAGATTTGGTCATACTTATCAAGAAATTGGTCGTTTCTTCCCATCTTCTCAACTTTGTAGTGAAACTCTACTACCAATCCCAATATTGCAGCATGGTTATGATTCATTGGGTGTAAGGTTTGTAGATTGTCCACACTGCCAGAAACAGCATGATAGAGACATCAATGCTGCTATAAATATTAAAAATGAAGGTTTGCGACTGTTGGCGTTAGGAACTAGCGCTGCTGCCCTTGGAGGGGATGTAAGACCAAAGTCTTCAGGACGTAAAAAATCCATGAAGTCCGAGGCAGTCCCCATTGAATTGGGAAGCCCACACCCTATCTGTACTCAGATGGGTGTTGGGTAGTTCACTAAGTATCTCCAGACTCAAAATAAAGTTCCTAAATTTAACGAGAACCAAGGAATCAAGGATAAAATCAAGAAAATCATCAAAATAACGAGAAAACCTGATCATATTGATCAAGTTTTTTTCGTTTAGTTTGTTAATCTTTTAAAAACAAAAAGTCTCGATTTACATCGTAAGACAGATAGCAGGGATTGTGGTTTTCGTTTACGATAGGTAAAACGATGAAGTTAAATTGATAAACTCATGTCTTTACAAGTTTGATTTTATGTGTAGCAGGTCAAATTTTAATTACTGGCAATCCAAGTCCATTCTAGTGGTTGATGATTCTCTTGATATTTTGTTCTTAGTAGAAGCGGTTTTACAGGGAGCGGGCTATAGCGTTAGATGTGCTGAGAATGGCTACATTGCTTTAGATCAGGTAAAAGAATCTCCTCCCGATGTCATGGTTGTAGATTTGATGATGCCCGGTTTAAGTGGCTATGATGTGATTCACAGAATTCGCCAAAATAGCGACTTACCTTTTATTCCTATTTTAATGATGACAGCTTGTAGTTTTTTTGAAGTTAGACAGGAATCAAAAGGGGAAGCAAATGGCGTAATTTACAAACCGATTGATATTGATGAACTTCTAAATCAAGTGAGTTTTATGCTCCAACTTCAACAAAAAAAGACTGAACATCAACTGAGTTCGACATTCAGGGAAAAATCAGCGTAAGGGATGGAATTTGATCAATTTTAGGTCGATTTTCAGGAAAGTTCCTCTTGAACAAAAACTTGAACTCGGCTCAAATGCTGTTGTAATTTCTTGACTAATTCTGTTGTACCTTCTATATTTTGTTGAAGAGCGAGATCTTCAAGTTGTTTAGCGATTTCAGGTATTTCTAAGATTCCCGCCGTTGCACTTGATCCCTTCAAGGCATGAGCTTGTTGTTTGATGCTCGTAAAATCTTGATTGATAATCGCTTGCTCCAAGGTCTGAATTCGCAATTGAGCTTGTTCTATGAATAAATAGAGTAGTCTTTGTTGAAGTTGAAGATTTCCTTTGAATAAACGATTTAGACGTTCTAAATTGACAGGAATTTCAGCGATTGTTAAGGTGCTCATAGGACTTGATTCTAAGGTAGAGGTGTCAGGTACAAAAGCAGGTTGTAGATCGGCCGAATTCACCGAATGTAGAAAGGAAGGTTTAGAATTAGGGGCTGAGAGTCGAGAATAACTCCAGCGCTGCAATATTTTTCCGAGAGCATTCAATTCTACGGGTTTACTCACATAATCATCCATTCCGGCTTCTATACAACGTTCTCGATCTGAAGACATAGCACTTGCTGTGAGGGCGATGACGATCGGTTGTCGCTGGCTAATTTCAGGATGCTGACGTAAGCGTTGAGTTGCTTGATAGCCATCTAAAATTGGCATTTGACAGTCCATGAGAATGATATCGTAATTATTATAGGTTAATCGCTCTAAAACGGTTTGTCCATTATTAACTAAATCAGCCTCATAACCCAAAAGTTTGAGTTGGCTCAAAATCACTTTTTGATTGATGGGATCATCTTCGGCGAGCAGGATTTTTAGGGGATGAGCTTGGGGGTTAAAGTGGTGTTCTCTGGTATGAAAAGTTTCTAGGCGATGAGTTTGGTGTTGCCATTGATGTAAACGAGTTAAAATAGCGGGAGATTTAAGATTTAGAGTAACCACTAAGCTTTGTAAAAAACGTAAGGGCGCAACGGGTTTTAATAGGTAA encodes:
- a CDS encoding response regulator, with the protein product MVDDSLDILFLVEAVLQGAGYSVRCAENGYIALDQVKESPPDVMVVDLMMPGLSGYDVIHRIRQNSDLPFIPILMMTACSFFEVRQESKGEANGVIYKPIDIDELLNQVSFMLQLQQKKTEHQLSSTFREKSA
- a CDS encoding RNA-guided endonuclease TnpB family protein yields the protein MARVREDFLHKLSRKIAYENQVICVEDLAVKNMVKNPNLAKAISDQGWGMFLTLLKYKAERFGHTYQEIGRFFPSSQLCSETLLPIPILQHGYDSLGVRFVDCPHCQKQHDRDINAAINIKNEGLRLLALGTSAAALGGDVRPKSSGRKKSMKSEAVPIELGSPHPICTQMGVG
- a CDS encoding response regulator transcription factor — protein: MSEIRVVLVEDHDLTRVGLRTALQQETNIKVVGEAANGKSGLEILKQTQPDIAIIDIGLPDMDGIELTQKFKQYIAGGGVRETKVLILTMHDNDDAVIGAFAAGADSYSVKDVSIDKLKDAINTTYEGNSWIDPVIARTVLKQAKKKQPDIPAPSDQKTVMINAVEPEYQEFLQSCPLTERELEVLELIVAGRSNAEIAEKLYITVGTVKTHVRSILNKLCADDRTQAAVRALRSGWIE
- a CDS encoding sensor histidine kinase: MPLDLAPPSKSNDRILAVDDSPDNLFLIEAILAEEGYEVACKSDGSSALAAIETDPPDLVLLDVMMPGIDGYEVTRRIRTNPHLPFIPILLITAHDHSSVVEGLDAGADDFIRKPVEVDELLARVRSLLRLKHSIDQQMAMSRQREDFVSRLTHDLRTPLVAADRMLNLFLQGVLGDIPPTMQAAITSMINSNQNLLQMVNTLLEVYRYEAGRKTLTFSSFDFGKLIQEVLQELTPLSQDKELSIKFNPAKDCLADSPIIIGDPLEIRRVVTNLVGNAIKFTDMGAVEIRLHRIEALLDPNNQSEKGVILEVEDSGIGMSPEDQAIIFERFRQGNNKRSGSGLGLHLVSRIVEAHRGTIQVQSQIGQGSLFTVYLPVNPEESC